In a genomic window of Argonema galeatum A003/A1:
- a CDS encoding ATP-binding protein, with protein sequence MRLQKLKQEQELILSQVDNAIAIFDRSHRLVLFNNKLSAIWGFSSEWLQSKPTYEAVFAEILAQGYWLEAQHKQLVSTIEQAEAENVSYYIEQSNGICLDVYATVTSDGGCLFTFRDVTSYQRALKEAQLTQANLNAQVRRQAFLLSLTEQLQPATDLREIGQFALSYLVEVMGAAFGDVKVITGEGVDRQAGVLTNKVLGQFIATYGEVAVAEMEALLSRGIPYGQGLLWEVVETGKPIFVEDYYNHQNALPGFRHPAIGQLGIFPIPAADGTIIGVLTLESRSLQKLQEAPQQDMLLAACRTLGVAIERAQAQESLRQINEDLERASQMKSEFLTSMSHELRTPLNSILGFSDLLLRQKAGSLSDRQIGYVQTIEKSGQHLLQLINDILDLSKIEAGKAEIDLQPVSLQYLCTECLKMIQPRADKKRLALSLEIDYRLKNANLDERRVSQILINLLSNAVKFTPEGGQIKLSSRLIYGNKLAKEYRPDRSPINPSTPYLCLEVKDSGIGIAKDKWHLLFRPFQQVDASLTRRHEGTGLGLALTKRLAELHGGTVSLESVENEGSTFRIWLPLTEMREESLVSSHSSLVTSKKQMTDDKIKMTIDKSNAKRVLVVEDQPYNQALISEVLELEGYAVELIYDGRTMMEMINSPLVTPQSLPDIILMDIQLPEVDGFQIIRHLKLHPLWKNVPTIAVTAIAMAGDRDRCLAAGANAYLSKPLNIDELMATVRSFLDKK encoded by the coding sequence ATGCGCCTGCAAAAACTCAAGCAAGAGCAGGAACTAATTTTAAGCCAAGTGGACAATGCGATCGCTATATTTGACAGATCCCATCGACTTGTCTTGTTCAACAATAAGCTTTCTGCGATTTGGGGCTTTTCCTCAGAGTGGCTGCAAAGCAAGCCGACGTATGAAGCTGTTTTTGCTGAAATCTTAGCGCAGGGCTACTGGTTAGAAGCGCAGCACAAACAGCTGGTTTCTACTATTGAGCAAGCAGAGGCTGAAAATGTTTCCTACTATATCGAGCAAAGCAATGGCATCTGCCTTGATGTTTACGCCACCGTAACATCAGACGGGGGATGCCTGTTTACCTTCCGAGACGTGACCAGCTACCAGCGAGCCCTAAAGGAAGCTCAGCTGACACAGGCAAATTTAAATGCCCAAGTGAGGCGTCAAGCTTTTTTATTAAGCTTAACAGAACAGCTACAGCCTGCTACCGATCTGCGGGAAATTGGGCAGTTTGCCCTTAGCTATCTGGTAGAAGTAATGGGTGCAGCTTTTGGCGATGTTAAGGTAATTACTGGAGAAGGAGTCGATCGCCAAGCAGGCGTCCTCACCAATAAAGTTTTGGGACAATTTATTGCCACTTACGGCGAAGTCGCTGTTGCTGAAATGGAAGCGCTGCTCTCTAGAGGCATTCCTTACGGTCAAGGACTACTTTGGGAAGTGGTGGAAACGGGCAAGCCAATTTTTGTGGAAGATTATTACAACCACCAAAACGCACTACCGGGGTTTCGCCACCCAGCGATCGGTCAGTTGGGCATTTTTCCCATTCCAGCTGCGGATGGCACCATCATAGGGGTTTTAACCCTGGAATCTCGCAGTTTGCAGAAGTTACAAGAAGCTCCCCAACAGGATATGCTCCTGGCAGCTTGTCGGACTTTGGGTGTCGCGATCGAACGCGCTCAAGCTCAAGAGAGTCTGCGTCAGATTAACGAGGACTTAGAGCGAGCATCCCAGATGAAATCTGAGTTTCTCACCTCCATGTCCCACGAACTGCGGACACCCCTCAATAGCATTCTCGGATTTTCTGACTTGTTATTGAGACAAAAGGCCGGTTCTTTGAGCGATCGCCAGATCGGCTATGTCCAAACGATTGAAAAAAGCGGTCAACACCTATTGCAGTTGATTAACGACATTTTGGATTTATCCAAAATTGAAGCTGGCAAAGCAGAAATCGACCTACAACCTGTCTCCCTGCAATACCTCTGTACCGAATGCCTGAAGATGATTCAGCCGCGTGCAGATAAAAAACGACTGGCTCTTTCGTTGGAAATTGACTATCGACTCAAGAACGCGAACTTGGACGAGCGTCGCGTCAGCCAAATTTTGATTAATTTACTTTCCAATGCCGTTAAATTCACGCCGGAAGGCGGACAAATTAAGCTCAGCAGTCGATTGATTTATGGAAATAAACTGGCAAAGGAATATCGGCCCGATCGCAGTCCTATCAATCCCAGTACCCCTTATCTGTGCCTGGAAGTAAAAGATTCTGGAATCGGCATTGCCAAGGATAAGTGGCATTTGCTGTTCCGACCTTTCCAGCAGGTAGATGCTTCTTTAACTCGGCGTCACGAAGGTACAGGTTTAGGTTTGGCTTTAACAAAGCGATTGGCGGAACTGCACGGCGGTACTGTCTCCCTGGAATCGGTGGAAAATGAAGGCTCTACATTTCGGATCTGGCTACCTTTGACCGAAATGCGAGAGGAGTCATTAGTCAGTAGTCATTCGTCATTAGTTACTAGCAAAAAACAAATGACAGATGACAAAATAAAAATGACTATTGACAAATCAAATGCCAAACGGGTGTTAGTAGTTGAGGATCAGCCTTACAATCAAGCGTTAATTTCTGAAGTGCTGGAACTGGAAGGCTATGCAGTTGAGTTAATCTATGACGGTCGCACGATGATGGAAATGATTAACTCTCCTCTGGTAACACCTCAATCTTTACCTGATATAATTTTAATGGATATCCAATTGCCAGAGGTAGATGGCTTTCAGATCATTCGTCACCTCAAGCTTCACCCTTTGTGGAAAAATGTGCCGACGATCGCTGTAACTGCGATCGCAATGGCGGGCGATCGCGATCGCTGTTTGGCTGCTGGTGCCAATGCCTACCTCAGCAAGCCTTTGAATATCGATGAATTGATGG